A window of Psychromonas sp. CNPT3 contains these coding sequences:
- a CDS encoding DUF6572 domain-containing protein gives MSVRETDKIDAFSVDKEAQRVFLSIIDPLAWDAKDVHLFTLQEKINTYLYFIESGKLAECLPESKGCDIAIELILRYYPSENAIAFLDKTMQILFSKNIVFIFGPDKKMGYEN, from the coding sequence ATGAGTGTGAGAGAGACAGATAAAATAGATGCATTTTCTGTAGATAAAGAGGCTCAGCGTGTTTTCTTATCTATTATCGATCCTTTAGCGTGGGACGCTAAAGATGTGCACCTTTTTACATTACAAGAAAAAATAAATACGTATTTGTATTTTATCGAGTCGGGAAAGTTGGCTGAATGTTTACCGGAAAGTAAAGGGTGTGATATTGCTATTGAATTAATATTGCGTTATTACCCGAGTGAAAATGCAATTGCCTTTTTAGATAAAACCATGCAAATTTTATTTTCAAAGAACATTGTGTTTATTTTTGGTCCCGATAAAAAAATGGGATATGAGAATTAA
- the rfaD gene encoding ADP-glyceromanno-heptose 6-epimerase, which translates to MFIVTGGAGFIGSNIVKSLNQRGITDILVVDDLTDGKKFVNLVDLQIMDYMDKDEFITQILSGQDFGHIDAIFHEGACSATTEWNGKFMMENNYEYSKDLLHYCIERDIAFLYASSAAVYGGNDTFKEELQYEKPLNVYGYSKFQFDQYVRRIWDDAKEHNETLPQIVGFRYFNVYGPGEQHKGSMASVAFHLNNQINAGENAKLFEGDHKRDFVYVSDVCKVNLWFFDNQVSGIFNLGTGQAESFLEVGNAVVKYHQENVNSTAEIERITFPDHLKGCYQSFTEADLTRLRAAGYDAEFKSVAQGTAEYMAILNQ; encoded by the coding sequence ATGTTCATAGTTACCGGTGGTGCAGGTTTTATTGGCAGTAATATTGTTAAATCGTTAAACCAACGAGGTATTACTGACATACTCGTTGTAGACGACCTCACAGATGGCAAGAAATTTGTTAACTTAGTTGATTTACAAATCATGGACTACATGGACAAAGATGAATTTATTACACAAATTCTATCCGGCCAAGATTTTGGACATATTGACGCCATTTTTCATGAAGGCGCCTGCTCTGCCACCACTGAGTGGAATGGTAAATTCATGATGGAAAATAACTACGAATACTCAAAAGATTTATTACATTACTGTATTGAAAGAGATATTGCTTTCCTTTACGCCTCCTCCGCTGCGGTTTACGGTGGTAATGACACCTTTAAAGAAGAGCTACAATATGAGAAACCTCTCAATGTCTATGGTTACTCTAAATTCCAATTTGATCAATATGTACGAAGAATTTGGGATGACGCAAAAGAGCATAATGAAACATTGCCTCAGATTGTAGGATTTCGCTACTTTAATGTTTATGGCCCTGGCGAACAGCACAAAGGCAGCATGGCGAGCGTCGCCTTCCATTTGAATAATCAAATAAATGCAGGTGAAAATGCAAAATTATTTGAGGGCGATCATAAGCGCGATTTTGTATACGTGAGCGATGTTTGTAAAGTTAATTTATGGTTCTTTGACAACCAAGTATCCGGTATTTTTAATTTAGGTACCGGCCAAGCCGAATCCTTTTTAGAGGTCGGTAATGCGGTTGTAAAATACCACCAAGAAAATGTAAACAGCACAGCAGAAATCGAGCGCATTACGTTCCCTGACCATTTAAAAGGCTGTTACCAAAGCTTTACTGAAGCAGATTTAACACGCCTTCGTGCCGCAGGCTATGATGCAGAGTTTAAGTCTGTCGCTCAAGGCACAGCAGAATACATGGCGATATTAAACCAATAA
- a CDS encoding glycosyltransferase family 9 protein: MPLFTSAPNSLCILRLSAIGDVCHAIAAVQAIQRAWPQTKITWITGKLEAQLLAHISNVQVIVFDKKQGLKAYTSLYKTLKNQRFDALLHMQSALRSSMVSLLIKSPIKIGFDKERAKDAQWLFSNQKIDKSNNPHVLDGFMGFVKKLGINDTDVQWNINIPLAATQKAKNIINGQKTFIICPATSKAYKNWTKEGYLALAKHALNLDYQVLICGANTQTEHDFARYIIDNTSPKCISLIGKTSLIELLATIQQSDLILAPDTGPTHMATMVATPVIGLYAHHNPKRTGPYGGLKNVISVYEQCIYHETGEKPDTLPWRARVKDENAMQQISTSDVIDLFNKIIQKK; this comes from the coding sequence ATGCCCTTATTTACATCAGCACCTAATTCTTTATGCATTTTACGCTTAAGCGCTATCGGTGATGTTTGTCATGCCATTGCAGCCGTGCAAGCGATACAACGCGCTTGGCCACAAACGAAAATAACCTGGATAACCGGTAAATTAGAAGCGCAATTACTTGCTCATATTAGTAATGTACAGGTTATTGTTTTTGACAAAAAACAAGGTTTAAAAGCCTATACATCTTTATATAAAACACTTAAAAACCAACGATTTGATGCTTTACTGCATATGCAATCAGCATTACGTTCCAGCATGGTTAGTTTATTAATAAAGTCCCCCATTAAAATAGGCTTTGATAAAGAGCGAGCAAAAGATGCGCAATGGCTCTTTAGCAACCAAAAAATAGACAAAAGTAATAACCCACACGTATTAGACGGCTTTATGGGGTTTGTGAAAAAATTAGGAATTAATGATACTGATGTGCAGTGGAATATTAATATTCCACTGGCAGCTACACAAAAAGCAAAAAATATCATCAATGGTCAAAAGACGTTTATCATTTGCCCAGCCACCAGCAAAGCTTATAAAAACTGGACAAAAGAAGGCTACCTCGCACTTGCAAAACATGCTTTAAATCTTGATTATCAAGTGCTTATTTGTGGCGCAAATACTCAAACAGAGCATGATTTTGCGCGTTATATTATAGATAATACGTCGCCAAAATGTATTAGCTTAATAGGGAAGACTAGCTTAATTGAACTCTTGGCCACCATTCAACAAAGTGATCTTATCCTTGCTCCCGATACTGGCCCGACACACATGGCAACAATGGTTGCAACGCCAGTCATTGGCCTATATGCACACCACAACCCTAAACGTACCGGTCCTTACGGTGGTCTTAAAAACGTGATCAGTGTTTATGAACAATGCATTTACCACGAAACAGGTGAAAAACCAGACACATTACCATGGCGCGCCCGCGTTAAAGATGAAAACGCAATGCAGCAAATATCAACATCTGATGTTATTGATCTTTTTAATAAAATAATACAGAAAAAATAA
- a CDS encoding glycoside hydrolase family 2 TIM barrel-domain containing protein, whose product MPTVIFDEKQINNLHEPKELDQHSINSEKEAPLIPCAVIYDEQEINALYEENDHVPKVLEQHHINGINKEKPRPFAFPFINRAQAILNRPENAKNYLSLNGIWRFNCALNPISRPKYFYEENFDTQAWDSIKVPGNWEAQGFDNAIYIDERYPFTTNWPEIPRDYNPVGSYKREFFLDESWDGREIFLHLAGVRTASFIWINGIRVGYSQNAKNPAEFNITQHVKVGCNNISVEVYRWSNASYLEKQDMLDMSGFEREVFIYSTGKTRIYDFNFKYDLTPPYSKVSYNLSVDLSNYSDESAQMKLTVELLDDANNLNIIFSKQQIIKDMKDQSHLCFDGEINEPRLWTAETPNIYTLLMTLTDDHNEVIETTSHKVGFRQIAVIDGLLTINGKAIKIKGVNRHELHPTLGHVPTEENMLTDIRLMKEHNINAVRTSHFPCHSRWYQLCDEYGLYVIDEANIESHPLALEEDTQIGNTESWIPAHLDRVQAMVERDKNHPCIIIWSMGNEAGTGCVFETLYQWIKSKDSSRPIQYEPAGEMPYTDIVCPMYPTLERLEEFAKQKNTRPMIMIEYSHAMGNSIGILGDYWKIIDKNDNLQGGFIWEWMDHSLELTNDKGQKYWGYGKDYHPTMPTDGNFMNDGLVGADRVPHPHMAEVKKVYSPVKFSRVDLRSGRFEVHNKYDFITLNHLEINYEISQAGSLLFTGTVGTVPIEPGLSTEIKIPLNERSFNGRDDVLITLSAVTKNEHPMLGSAYEVAWEQFSLTDRKIFTPINEPSQEKLITKESDTELVIKGKDFDLIFDRKTGDIIEYTHKGTNILTSGLIPNFWRGLTDNDLGANAHQWAAIWKDAGVLRDVQSFETARVSDNEFRVTVKFNMASICSEFTFVYCVYSTGDVHVKADFIPKDLSLPIMMRFGTQLTLAAEFKYVQWFGRGPVETYADRKGAKLGIYGGTTWEQFHAYPRPQETGNKTDVRWFRLTNKEGSGLEIIADDKLLNASAWPFSADELDFVADMDSNSASGLTPMSQKHGVDVQPGDVTTLNVDLAQMGTGGQNSWGSLPPCIYQLPVQEYHYAFYMHPVSHK is encoded by the coding sequence ATGCCTACGGTTATTTTTGATGAAAAACAAATAAATAATTTACATGAACCTAAAGAATTAGATCAACATTCGATTAATAGCGAGAAGGAAGCGCCGCTTATTCCTTGCGCTGTGATTTATGATGAGCAAGAGATAAATGCGTTATACGAAGAAAATGATCATGTCCCTAAAGTGCTAGAGCAGCACCACATTAATGGTATTAATAAAGAAAAACCTCGGCCTTTTGCTTTTCCTTTTATCAATAGAGCGCAAGCGATTTTGAATCGTCCTGAAAATGCTAAAAATTATTTATCTCTTAATGGTATCTGGCGATTTAACTGTGCATTAAATCCTATTTCTCGACCTAAATATTTCTATGAAGAAAATTTTGATACACAGGCTTGGGATAGTATTAAAGTGCCGGGGAATTGGGAGGCTCAAGGATTTGATAATGCGATTTACATTGATGAGCGCTACCCATTTACAACTAATTGGCCCGAAATTCCAAGAGATTATAATCCCGTTGGTTCATATAAACGCGAGTTCTTTTTAGATGAGAGTTGGGATGGCCGAGAAATATTCTTGCATTTAGCCGGTGTTCGCACCGCTTCCTTCATTTGGATCAATGGGATCCGTGTTGGTTATAGTCAAAATGCAAAAAATCCTGCCGAATTTAATATCACACAACATGTAAAAGTCGGGTGCAATAATATTAGTGTTGAAGTTTATCGATGGTCTAATGCGAGTTATCTTGAAAAACAAGATATGCTTGATATGTCAGGATTCGAACGTGAAGTATTTATTTACTCTACGGGAAAAACAAGAATTTATGATTTTAATTTTAAATATGATTTAACGCCTCCCTATTCAAAAGTTTCTTATAATTTATCAGTCGATTTATCGAATTATAGTGACGAAAGCGCACAAATGAAATTAACGGTTGAATTACTCGATGATGCCAATAACTTAAATATTATCTTCTCCAAGCAACAAATCATCAAGGATATGAAGGATCAGAGCCATCTTTGTTTTGATGGTGAAATTAATGAGCCACGTTTATGGACCGCTGAAACGCCCAACATATATACATTATTGATGACACTGACAGATGATCATAATGAAGTAATCGAAACCACAAGCCATAAAGTGGGATTTAGACAAATCGCAGTTATCGATGGCTTATTAACTATCAATGGGAAAGCGATTAAAATTAAAGGTGTTAACCGTCATGAATTACACCCTACGTTAGGCCATGTACCAACGGAAGAAAACATGCTAACGGATATACGCTTGATGAAAGAGCATAATATCAATGCGGTACGTACTAGTCATTTTCCATGTCATTCACGCTGGTATCAGCTTTGTGATGAATATGGACTCTATGTAATTGATGAAGCAAATATTGAATCGCATCCTCTTGCCTTAGAAGAAGATACTCAAATTGGTAATACAGAGTCATGGATCCCTGCTCATTTAGATAGAGTACAGGCGATGGTTGAGAGAGATAAAAATCACCCCTGTATCATTATTTGGTCTATGGGTAATGAAGCCGGTACGGGTTGTGTCTTTGAGACGCTTTATCAATGGATAAAGTCAAAAGATAGCAGTCGACCTATTCAATATGAACCGGCAGGAGAGATGCCTTATACAGATATCGTTTGCCCGATGTATCCCACACTAGAACGCCTTGAAGAATTTGCGAAACAAAAGAATACGAGACCTATGATCATGATTGAGTATTCTCATGCGATGGGAAATTCAATCGGGATCCTGGGTGATTATTGGAAAATAATTGATAAAAATGACAATTTACAAGGCGGGTTTATCTGGGAATGGATGGATCATTCTCTTGAACTTACCAATGATAAGGGCCAAAAATACTGGGGATATGGTAAAGATTATCATCCTACCATGCCGACGGATGGCAATTTCATGAACGATGGCTTAGTCGGAGCTGATCGCGTTCCTCATCCACATATGGCAGAAGTTAAAAAAGTATATTCACCGGTTAAATTCTCAAGGGTTGATTTACGATCTGGTCGTTTTGAAGTGCACAACAAGTATGATTTTATCACTTTAAATCATTTAGAAATAAACTATGAAATAAGCCAAGCGGGTAGCCTTCTTTTTACGGGAACAGTAGGTACTGTTCCAATTGAACCCGGTTTATCTACTGAGATTAAAATCCCTTTAAACGAGCGTTCTTTTAATGGGCGAGATGACGTCTTAATTACACTAAGCGCGGTGACTAAAAATGAACATCCAATGCTCGGAAGTGCTTATGAAGTTGCATGGGAGCAGTTTAGCTTAACGGATCGTAAAATTTTCACGCCTATCAATGAGCCATCACAGGAAAAACTAATCACCAAAGAGAGCGACACTGAGCTTGTCATTAAAGGCAAAGACTTTGATCTTATCTTTGATCGTAAAACGGGCGATATTATTGAATATACGCATAAAGGGACAAATATTTTAACGTCTGGCTTGATCCCTAATTTTTGGCGTGGTTTAACCGATAATGATTTAGGTGCTAATGCGCATCAATGGGCTGCTATTTGGAAGGATGCGGGTGTTTTACGAGACGTTCAGTCTTTCGAGACAGCGCGCGTTTCAGATAATGAATTTAGAGTAACCGTTAAATTTAATATGGCGAGTATTTGTAGTGAGTTTACGTTTGTTTATTGCGTCTATTCTACGGGTGATGTGCATGTAAAAGCTGATTTTATACCTAAAGATCTGAGCCTTCCTATCATGATGCGTTTTGGTACACAGCTAACCCTAGCTGCCGAATTTAAGTATGTGCAGTGGTTTGGTCGGGGCCCTGTAGAAACCTACGCAGATAGAAAAGGGGCTAAGCTGGGGATTTACGGGGGAACAACGTGGGAGCAGTTCCATGCGTATCCTCGTCCTCAAGAAACTGGCAATAAAACCGATGTGCGTTGGTTTAGATTAACCAACAAAGAGGGATCCGGATTAGAGATAATTGCGGATGATAAACTTTTGAATGCCAGTGCTTGGCCTTTCTCTGCAGATGAGCTTGATTTTGTTGCCGATATGGACTCAAACAGTGCCTCCGGTTTAACGCCAATGTCTCAAAAACATGGTGTAGACGTTCAGCCTGGTGATGTAACCACCTTAAATGTCGATTTGGCACAGATGGGTACCGGTGGACAAAATTCATGGGGATCACTTCCTCCTTGTATTTATCAGTTGCCGGTTCAAGAATACCATTACGCATTTTACATGCATCCAGTAAGCCATAAATAG
- the glpE gene encoding thiosulfate sulfurtransferase GlpE, whose amino-acid sequence MQTFKLIEIKEVKQRLKKGEGLLVDIRDSQTFSKDHEQGSFHLSNDSISKFMDEVQFSTPLYVICYHGNSSKGVAQYLCAQGYVEVYSVEKGFQDWRIDSHQG is encoded by the coding sequence ATGCAAACATTTAAGTTAATAGAGATAAAAGAAGTTAAACAACGATTAAAAAAAGGCGAAGGATTATTGGTTGATATTCGCGACTCACAAACATTTTCTAAAGATCATGAGCAAGGATCATTTCATTTAAGCAATGATTCTATTAGTAAGTTTATGGATGAGGTTCAATTTTCAACGCCATTATATGTGATCTGCTATCACGGAAATTCGAGTAAAGGTGTTGCGCAATATTTATGTGCTCAGGGCTATGTAGAGGTTTACAGTGTCGAAAAAGGCTTTCAAGATTGGCGTATAGATAGTCACCAAGGATAA
- the waaA gene encoding lipid IV(A) 3-deoxy-D-manno-octulosonic acid transferase produces the protein MLNILYSLLFYLVSPFFIYALYKKKKGKPTIGRRWKEHFGYPPKLKSTQNPIWIHAVSVGEVIAVSPFIKQFKQKYPTQSIVLTTTTSTGAAQAEKLGPLIEHRYMPLDFSFAIKRFIKIISPQQLIIMETELWPNTLAITAKHNIPITILNARLSERSFLRYQKIKGIFDLLAKNIDLILCQTNEDATRFISLGIKEKNIQITGSIKYDINIENVDIIKAKNLKKQIEDRPVWIACSTHSGEDEILLNAHKNLLNKIPNALLILVPRHPERFSNVLSLIQSLKLKSLARSSQSPLTKDVEVYLADTMGEMMALISVANVCFMGGSLLGDKVGGHNLLEPAYLGKPILNGPSFYNFKEIATQLINIKACTICHNQNDIFQNLNTLLRSETLQKKQGSAAQQMVEKNKGAISKSIHYLERFISL, from the coding sequence ATGTTAAACATTTTGTATTCTTTATTATTTTACCTTGTTTCTCCCTTTTTTATCTACGCCTTATATAAGAAAAAAAAGGGAAAACCGACTATTGGTAGACGCTGGAAAGAGCATTTTGGTTACCCACCGAAGCTTAAAAGCACACAAAATCCCATTTGGATCCACGCAGTTTCTGTGGGGGAAGTGATCGCTGTCAGCCCTTTTATTAAACAATTTAAACAAAAATATCCAACACAGAGTATTGTTCTCACCACAACGACTAGCACAGGCGCAGCACAAGCCGAAAAACTAGGGCCGCTAATAGAACATCGCTATATGCCTCTGGATTTTAGCTTTGCCATAAAACGCTTTATTAAAATAATTTCACCTCAACAATTAATTATTATGGAAACAGAACTCTGGCCCAATACGCTTGCTATAACAGCAAAGCACAATATCCCGATCACTATCTTAAATGCCCGCTTATCTGAACGTTCTTTTTTACGTTACCAAAAAATAAAAGGGATCTTTGATCTACTCGCTAAAAATATTGATCTTATTTTATGCCAAACTAATGAAGATGCGACTCGCTTTATTAGTTTAGGAATAAAAGAGAAAAACATACAAATCACAGGCTCTATAAAATATGATATTAACATTGAAAATGTTGACATCATAAAGGCCAAAAACTTAAAAAAACAAATAGAAGATCGCCCTGTTTGGATTGCTTGCAGCACCCATAGTGGAGAAGACGAAATATTATTAAACGCCCATAAAAACTTATTAAATAAGATCCCAAATGCATTACTGATCTTAGTGCCTAGGCATCCAGAGCGTTTTAGTAATGTTTTATCTCTGATCCAAAGCCTTAAACTAAAAAGCCTAGCGCGCAGTAGTCAAAGCCCTCTTACTAAAGATGTTGAAGTTTATTTGGCTGATACGATGGGAGAGATGATGGCTTTGATATCTGTCGCAAATGTCTGCTTTATGGGGGGTAGTCTACTTGGAGATAAAGTCGGAGGACATAACTTACTTGAACCTGCCTATTTAGGAAAACCTATCTTAAATGGCCCTAGTTTTTATAATTTTAAAGAGATTGCTACACAATTAATAAATATAAAAGCCTGTACTATTTGTCACAATCAAAACGATATTTTCCAAAATTTAAACACATTATTACGTAGTGAGACATTACAAAAAAAACAGGGGAGCGCAGCACAACAAATGGTAGAAAAAAATAAAGGCGCAATAAGTAAATCAATTCATTACTTAGAAAGATTTATTTCGTTATAA
- a CDS encoding APC family permease, giving the protein MPEESDTRYKMSLMTFLFFSIAGGGFVLKGVVSQYTDWGYNSWLLYAFASLIYAIPYTFMIIELSSLKKVQESESGYQTWLNLILGRKYGFIAGFFYFYVNIFYFVDLLPNIITYALYMFSSDIEYVTNLTELSWFKPLISIACIALFWLATWVSMKGPKWLSRLLSFAGYAGFALTMVFIVAAVYKISQGAITFNGEVIVPEYLVGIDLSWTKIASMSWALQSMGGLEALAAYKRNIKGGERSFKIGLLLNVTIFSLVIVVCSLLLNEILPADEASKLGLMSAIYVAFQQLGFPGWWTNVIAMFLLLTTLCGSLMLWTSAPVKMLFVDAPKGIFGDRLSEVNKEGTPINALKMQGILVSIILVLFMLGQFNSGMNAILIAVKNLDGGAATIPVMFMLVGYVKLRLQPNNKDFDRDFYFLGKSRVWPILAVIPMFIIFIAATVAALIPGPESWADNFSGSLIQVILGPVSIIGVFTYVGHLFNRWKVKNPDDNSLFNKI; this is encoded by the coding sequence ATGCCAGAAGAATCTGATACTCGTTATAAAATGTCGTTAATGACATTTTTGTTTTTCTCTATTGCAGGAGGCGGCTTTGTTTTAAAAGGGGTGGTGTCCCAATATACCGATTGGGGATATAACTCGTGGTTGTTGTATGCTTTTGCTTCTTTAATTTATGCAATTCCCTATACGTTTATGATCATCGAACTCTCTTCACTTAAGAAGGTTCAAGAATCAGAGAGTGGTTATCAAACATGGCTTAATTTAATTTTAGGGAGAAAATATGGATTTATTGCTGGATTTTTCTACTTTTATGTCAATATTTTTTATTTTGTAGATCTTTTACCAAATATTATTACTTATGCGTTGTACATGTTCTCAAGCGATATCGAATATGTTACAAATTTAACGGAGCTTAGCTGGTTTAAGCCGCTTATCAGCATTGCTTGTATTGCTTTGTTTTGGCTTGCTACTTGGGTATCAATGAAAGGCCCTAAATGGTTATCACGTTTATTATCCTTTGCGGGATATGCTGGTTTCGCATTAACTATGGTCTTTATTGTGGCTGCCGTTTATAAAATATCACAGGGCGCTATCACCTTTAATGGTGAGGTTATTGTGCCTGAATATTTAGTAGGGATAGATTTATCATGGACTAAGATAGCTTCTATGTCATGGGCGTTACAATCAATGGGGGGCCTTGAAGCTCTTGCTGCTTACAAACGAAATATTAAAGGTGGAGAGCGCTCTTTTAAAATTGGTTTACTATTAAATGTTACTATATTTTCGCTCGTCATTGTCGTTTGTTCTCTTTTATTGAATGAGATTTTACCTGCAGATGAAGCGTCGAAACTGGGCTTAATGTCGGCAATCTATGTTGCATTCCAACAACTTGGATTTCCAGGCTGGTGGACTAATGTTATTGCGATGTTCCTGTTATTAACTACATTATGTGGATCTTTGATGTTATGGACATCTGCACCTGTAAAAATGCTATTTGTGGATGCACCAAAAGGTATATTTGGGGATCGTTTATCAGAAGTTAATAAGGAAGGAACCCCTATTAACGCATTAAAAATGCAGGGGATATTAGTATCCATTATTCTTGTTCTGTTCATGTTAGGACAATTTAATTCAGGTATGAATGCCATATTGATAGCGGTTAAAAATCTTGATGGCGGGGCAGCGACTATTCCGGTTATGTTTATGTTAGTTGGTTATGTCAAACTACGTCTGCAACCTAATAATAAAGATTTTGATAGAGATTTCTATTTTTTAGGTAAAAGCAGAGTGTGGCCTATCCTTGCGGTTATTCCTATGTTTATTATCTTTATCGCTGCGACCGTCGCTGCATTGATCCCGGGTCCTGAAAGTTGGGCTGATAATTTCTCAGGATCGTTGATCCAAGTGATTTTAGGTCCAGTAAGCATTATCGGCGTATTTACGTATGTTGGTCATTTATTTAATCGTTGGAAAGTTAAAAATCCAGATGATAATTCTTTATTTAATAAGATATAA
- the tkt gene encoding transketolase, with the protein MPSRQELANAIRALSMDAIQKSNSGHPGAPMGMADIAQVLWTDFLKHNPTNPQWVDRDRFILSNGHGSMLLYSLLHLSGYDLSIEDIKSFRQLHSKTPGHPELGYTPGVETTTGPLGQGVTNAVGMAIAEKSLAAQFNQAGHNIVDHHTYTFLGDGCLMEGISHEACSLAGTLGLGKLIAFWDDNGISIDGNVEGWFTDDTPARFRAYGWHVISVDGHDAKALTDAIIAAKAETQKPTMICCKTIIGFGSPAKQGTHDCHGAPLGADEIIATRKALGWKYGDFEIPEDIYSAWNAQQKGQQAEQDWNTRFAAYSEAYPELAAEFKRRTNEELPANWEEKSSAYIKQLQDAPTHIATRKASQNCIEEFAKILPEMLGGSADLAPSNLTMWSGTKAITAEDASGNYLHYGVREFAMSAIINGIALHKGFVPYGATFLMFMEYARNGLRMSALMKKRAIQVFTHDSIGLGEDGPTHQPVEQMASLRLTPNMDLWRPCDPVESAVAWKSAIERLDGPTCLIFSRQNLQQQPRDAAQLANVAKGGYVLLDSDKPAQIILIATGSEVQLAVDAYAELTAQGKAVRVVSIPSTDVFEQQSDEYKESVLPSNISKRVAIEAGIADYWYKYVGLNGKVIGMTTFGESAPADQLFKMFGFTVENVVNTANSL; encoded by the coding sequence ATGCCTTCTCGTCAAGAGTTAGCTAACGCCATTCGCGCCTTAAGCATGGATGCCATTCAGAAATCTAATTCAGGTCACCCCGGCGCCCCAATGGGGATGGCTGATATCGCACAAGTATTATGGACTGACTTTTTAAAACATAACCCAACCAACCCACAATGGGTCGATAGAGATCGTTTTATTCTATCTAATGGTCACGGTTCAATGTTGCTCTACTCTCTACTACATTTAAGTGGTTATGATTTAAGTATTGAAGATATTAAATCATTCCGTCAATTACATTCAAAAACACCAGGGCATCCAGAGCTTGGTTATACACCGGGCGTTGAAACGACAACGGGGCCATTAGGTCAAGGGGTGACGAATGCTGTTGGTATGGCTATTGCCGAAAAATCACTGGCTGCACAATTTAACCAAGCCGGTCACAATATTGTAGATCATCACACTTATACCTTTTTAGGTGATGGTTGTTTAATGGAAGGTATCTCTCATGAGGCATGTTCTTTAGCGGGCACATTAGGTCTGGGTAAATTAATTGCATTTTGGGATGATAATGGTATCTCAATTGATGGTAATGTAGAAGGTTGGTTTACAGATGATACTCCAGCACGCTTTAGAGCCTATGGTTGGCATGTTATTTCAGTTGACGGACATGACGCAAAAGCGCTAACAGATGCAATTATAGCGGCGAAAGCTGAAACTCAAAAGCCAACGATGATCTGTTGTAAAACAATTATTGGTTTTGGCTCACCTGCGAAGCAAGGTACACATGATTGTCATGGTGCACCATTAGGCGCAGATGAAATCATTGCAACACGTAAAGCATTAGGTTGGAAATACGGCGACTTTGAGATCCCAGAAGATATTTACAGTGCTTGGAATGCTCAGCAAAAAGGACAACAAGCAGAGCAAGATTGGAATACACGCTTTGCCGCTTATAGTGAAGCTTATCCTGAATTAGCAGCTGAATTTAAACGTCGTACTAATGAAGAATTACCGGCTAATTGGGAAGAAAAATCAAGCGCATATATTAAGCAGTTACAAGATGCACCTACCCATATAGCAACACGTAAAGCGTCACAAAACTGTATTGAAGAATTTGCTAAAATATTACCAGAAATGTTAGGAGGATCAGCTGATCTAGCGCCTTCTAATCTGACCATGTGGTCAGGTACCAAAGCAATTACGGCTGAAGATGCATCGGGTAACTATTTACATTATGGCGTACGAGAGTTTGCTATGTCAGCCATTATTAATGGTATAGCGCTACATAAGGGTTTTGTCCCTTATGGTGCTACCTTCTTAATGTTTATGGAATATGCTCGCAATGGTTTACGTATGTCGGCGCTTATGAAAAAACGCGCGATCCAAGTGTTTACACATGACTCTATTGGCTTAGGTGAAGATGGCCCGACGCATCAACCTGTGGAGCAAATGGCGAGTTTACGTTTAACGCCTAATATGGATTTATGGCGCCCTTGTGATCCTGTTGAATCTGCTGTTGCTTGGAAAAGTGCGATTGAGCGTCTTGATGGCCCTACATGTCTTATTTTTAGCCGTCAAAACTTACAACAACAGCCTCGTGATGCAGCGCAACTCGCTAATGTCGCGAAAGGTGGTTATGTATTACTAGACAGTGATAAACCAGCACAGATAATTTTAATTGCGACTGGCTCAGAAGTGCAATTGGCAGTTGATGCCTATGCAGAGTTAACGGCGCAAGGTAAAGCAGTGCGAGTTGTTTCTATTCCTTCAACGGATGTTTTTGAGCAACAAAGTGACGAATACAAAGAGTCTGTTTTACCATCAAATATCAGTAAACGCGTTGCAATTGAAGCGGGTATTGCTGATTACTGGTACAAATATGTGGGCTTAAACGGTAAAGTTATTGGGATGACTACTTTTGGTGAATCAGCACCAGCGGATCAACTCTTTAAAATGTTTGGCTTCACTGTTGAAAATGTCGTCAACACGGCGAATTCACTATAA